A DNA window from Leptospira selangorensis contains the following coding sequences:
- the rlmN gene encoding 23S rRNA (adenine(2503)-C(2))-methyltransferase RlmN, whose amino-acid sequence MNETLSDSEIKENNSGKIPVKGHTLEELTRIISELGEKPFRAKQIYNGLYANRYESWEEFSTIGKDLREKLKEKFSFSSISVAKHLKSVDGTQKFTFESVPGSGKEFESVWIPSGDGGRKTICISSQIGCTLNCKFCATAKLPYMGNLKAGEIIDQILQVEKIVGDRATNIVFMGMGEPMHNYFNVMRAAELLHDEEALGMGAKRITISTSGVVNGIRRFIENKEPYNLAISLNHPDPNGRKEIMDIEEKFALPELLDAALEYTKVLKRRITFEYVMIPGVNMSAEDAKKLVRIARRLDCKINVIPLNTEFFGWRRPTDQEIDEFLRHLEPAGVPILNRRSPGKDINGACGMLAAKS is encoded by the coding sequence CATACCTTGGAGGAACTCACCCGGATCATTTCAGAATTAGGTGAAAAACCGTTTAGAGCTAAACAAATTTATAATGGATTATACGCGAACCGTTACGAGTCCTGGGAAGAATTTTCTACAATCGGTAAGGATTTAAGGGAAAAACTAAAGGAGAAGTTTAGTTTCTCCTCCATCAGTGTCGCTAAACATTTAAAATCAGTGGATGGAACCCAGAAATTCACGTTCGAATCTGTTCCTGGAAGTGGAAAAGAATTCGAATCTGTTTGGATCCCTTCCGGAGACGGCGGAAGAAAAACGATCTGTATTTCTTCTCAAATAGGTTGTACCTTAAATTGTAAATTTTGCGCCACTGCTAAACTTCCTTATATGGGGAATCTAAAAGCTGGTGAGATCATAGACCAGATCCTGCAGGTGGAAAAGATCGTAGGTGATAGAGCCACAAACATAGTGTTTATGGGAATGGGCGAGCCTATGCATAATTACTTTAATGTAATGCGTGCGGCGGAACTTCTTCATGATGAAGAAGCTTTGGGAATGGGCGCTAAAAGAATTACGATCTCCACTTCAGGAGTAGTGAACGGTATCCGCAGATTTATAGAAAATAAAGAGCCTTATAATCTTGCAATTTCTCTCAATCATCCTGATCCGAACGGAAGAAAAGAGATCATGGATATAGAGGAGAAGTTTGCACTTCCTGAACTTTTGGATGCCGCCTTAGAATATACGAAAGTTCTAAAACGTAGAATCACATTCGAATATGTGATGATCCCTGGTGTGAACATGAGTGCCGAAGACGCTAAAAAATTAGTGAGGATCGCAAGAAGACTGGATTGTAAAATAAACGTAATCCCTTTAAATACTGAGTTCTTCGGCTGGAGAAGGCCTACAGATCAGGAGATAGACGAGTTTTTGCGACATCTGGAACCTGCTGGAGTTCCTATCTTAAACAGAAGGTCCCCTGGAAAAGACATCAACGGGGCATGCGGAATGCTCGCCGCAAAAAGTTGA
- a CDS encoding Cys-rich protein produces MRLSLFSTLFLFSFIMIGITDCKDPYQQKCQEICGFFTSCVEKQFQSKGPMEASQKSFMQIECESGCLREQGYAMPCYESEKTCTGFTRCLMESGLMD; encoded by the coding sequence ATGAGGCTGTCCCTTTTTTCGACCTTATTCTTATTTTCTTTTATTATGATCGGGATCACCGATTGTAAAGATCCCTACCAACAAAAATGCCAAGAGATCTGCGGATTTTTCACCTCTTGCGTGGAGAAACAATTCCAATCCAAGGGACCCATGGAAGCTTCCCAAAAAAGTTTCATGCAGATTGAATGTGAATCCGGATGTTTGAGAGAACAAGGATACGCAATGCCTTGTTATGAGTCTGAAAAAACATGTACCGGATTTACACGTTGCCTCATGGAATCCGGGCTCATGGATTGA
- a CDS encoding ArnT family glycosyltransferase — MNFVQDGKNVPFVKYSIWFLLAVAILPLFLTSPLDVIDIDSSQYAEIGREMTDSGNWLFIRDNGRRYLDKPILTFWKISSSFTLFGQNNYAFRLPAILMTLLSLWGVFTITKLYSGNSKRAWISVFLYALSPGLYAMVVDPKIDVYVTPYIILVFAFYYLGTKKNPAYYYAMYLAMGLGFITKGPIAVVIPGIGIGGDILFRRDWKRLLGMKLFPGGILALLPPFLWSIPLYLEFNTYGPYFFLWVQSFGRFYVKMYDQKFNPLFFYSNFSWAFGIFILPFLAWIVSNLVGFVKEKGKSLIGDIRKNEWKDRDFVPAFWLFLFLFLISFSKYQLPQYIYWCLPAGAIVGSGFLLKLIENPEGSLSFVGKILVYLTSLGFVFAGILFPILVMDVSVSYYVWVGIYLGIAAIVLLYFKMNAVLGTLIVSVSFFFTLVSLYAYPLLISYQPSKEVGEIIQEAEPGKEKFLMFGVPASKRSYAFYSRRITRTLFDPEVLFEALQKDGERMILISEKYLPHFDEFTANRVDLDIFAEYESYKVATPEFGFFLKSKRDSLTTKVYLGKIRFKPGKETATSNSK, encoded by the coding sequence ATGAATTTCGTTCAGGATGGGAAAAACGTTCCTTTTGTGAAATATTCTATTTGGTTTCTTTTAGCAGTGGCAATTCTGCCTTTATTTCTGACATCTCCTTTGGATGTGATCGATATTGATTCTTCCCAATACGCCGAGATCGGCAGAGAAATGACGGATAGCGGTAATTGGCTTTTTATCAGAGATAATGGAAGAAGGTATCTGGACAAACCGATCCTAACTTTCTGGAAGATCAGCTCTTCTTTTACACTTTTCGGTCAGAATAATTACGCATTCCGTTTACCGGCAATCCTGATGACACTTCTCTCTCTTTGGGGAGTATTTACTATCACCAAATTATATTCAGGAAATAGTAAACGTGCCTGGATCTCCGTATTCTTATACGCGTTGTCTCCGGGTTTGTATGCGATGGTGGTAGATCCTAAGATAGACGTATACGTAACTCCTTATATAATTTTGGTGTTCGCATTTTATTATTTGGGAACCAAAAAAAATCCTGCTTATTATTACGCGATGTATCTCGCTATGGGACTTGGCTTTATAACAAAAGGGCCGATCGCAGTTGTGATCCCAGGGATCGGAATTGGTGGAGATATTCTTTTTAGAAGGGACTGGAAAAGACTTTTAGGAATGAAACTTTTTCCCGGAGGAATTTTAGCATTACTTCCTCCATTCTTATGGTCCATTCCCTTATACCTGGAATTTAATACTTACGGACCTTATTTTTTCCTTTGGGTACAATCCTTCGGTCGTTTTTACGTCAAGATGTACGACCAAAAATTCAATCCTCTATTCTTTTATTCCAACTTCTCTTGGGCATTCGGAATATTCATATTACCTTTCCTGGCTTGGATAGTATCGAATTTGGTCGGATTCGTAAAAGAAAAAGGCAAAAGTCTGATCGGGGATATTCGAAAAAATGAATGGAAGGATCGAGATTTTGTTCCTGCATTTTGGTTATTCTTATTTTTATTTTTGATCAGTTTTTCCAAATACCAATTGCCTCAGTATATTTACTGGTGTCTTCCTGCGGGGGCGATTGTTGGTTCCGGATTTTTACTTAAACTGATCGAAAATCCGGAAGGATCTCTTTCTTTTGTCGGTAAAATTTTAGTTTATCTGACTAGTTTAGGATTCGTATTTGCCGGGATCTTATTTCCGATCTTAGTTATGGATGTTTCTGTTTCCTATTATGTTTGGGTAGGGATTTATCTAGGAATTGCAGCAATCGTTCTATTATATTTCAAAATGAACGCTGTGCTTGGGACCTTGATTGTATCCGTATCCTTCTTCTTTACTTTGGTAAGTTTGTATGCGTATCCATTACTTATTTCTTACCAACCATCTAAAGAAGTAGGGGAGATTATCCAAGAAGCAGAACCAGGAAAAGAAAAGTTTTTGATGTTCGGTGTTCCCGCTTCTAAAAGATCTTACGCTTTTTATTCCAGACGTATCACTAGAACATTATTCGATCCTGAAGTTCTTTTTGAAGCTCTGCAGAAGGATGGAGAAAGAATGATACTCATCTCCGAAAAGTATCTGCCTCATTTTGACGAGTTTACCGCGAATCGAGTGGATCTGGATATTTTTGCAGAGTATGAAAGTTATAAGGTGGCAACGCCTGAGTTCGGTTTTTTCTTAAAATCTAAACGAGATTCTTTGACTACCAAGGTGTATTTAGGGAAGATCCGGTTTAAGCCGGGAAAAGAGACCGCGACTTCGAATTCTAAATAA
- a CDS encoding M20/M25/M40 family metallo-hydrolase — MFVSRSFLFLCSVLFFFQCVTSPIKNTPLKEENHILSWDKREAEAVKILTDLIRIKSVRGNEKQVAEYIRSIFEKEGIKTKLISEPGFPDRVNLIAELEPNVPSSEKGLILGNHLDVVEADPKEWAEDPFAGTIKEGRIHGRGTLDCKGLIAMQIISFLELKRSAVPLKRKIMFLSMADEESGSERGARFLLKVHPELFKGYGYMLNEGSFGTKDVAIPGSTIFNIQYAEKGNLWLNVRAKGDQGHGSTPSQNYPSLRLLKFLTEVLEYDTDIRISEETQGFFYQLGTISRFPNSFILKNSNIPILRRLLYGPIRSSRQLSAITRNTKAVSGLKTEEGKGHNVLSSLAEAKLDVRLLPGFDPLEYLKEIQRIAEKYEVEVEPASTVNSDKSKLDSILFQTIASVATRKIPGSVAAPFISPGKTDNAYFRQIGMECYGLIPVLLNEKELTMLHAKNESISVENLKLGTQILFEILYQMN; from the coding sequence ATGTTTGTTTCTCGCTCTTTTCTGTTCCTTTGTTCTGTTTTATTCTTCTTTCAATGTGTTACTTCTCCCATTAAAAACACTCCTCTTAAAGAAGAAAATCATATCCTTTCTTGGGATAAAAGAGAAGCAGAAGCCGTTAAAATCCTGACTGATCTGATCCGGATCAAATCAGTTCGAGGCAACGAAAAACAAGTAGCAGAATATATCAGATCCATTTTCGAAAAAGAAGGCATCAAGACTAAACTGATCTCCGAGCCTGGGTTTCCGGATAGAGTGAATCTGATTGCAGAGTTAGAACCGAATGTTCCGAGTTCCGAAAAAGGCCTAATTCTTGGAAACCATTTGGATGTGGTGGAAGCGGATCCAAAAGAATGGGCAGAAGATCCATTTGCAGGAACAATTAAAGAAGGTAGAATTCATGGAAGAGGTACCTTGGATTGTAAGGGCCTCATTGCAATGCAGATCATTTCTTTTTTGGAGCTGAAAAGATCCGCGGTCCCACTTAAAAGAAAAATAATGTTCTTAAGTATGGCGGATGAAGAATCCGGAAGCGAAAGAGGAGCCAGATTTTTACTAAAAGTACATCCTGAATTATTCAAAGGTTACGGATACATGCTGAACGAGGGAAGTTTCGGCACTAAGGATGTTGCCATTCCCGGAAGTACCATCTTCAATATACAATATGCGGAAAAAGGGAATCTTTGGTTGAACGTAAGAGCAAAAGGAGACCAAGGACATGGTAGCACTCCTAGCCAAAATTATCCTAGCCTCAGGCTTTTAAAATTTTTAACTGAAGTTTTGGAATATGATACGGATATCCGTATCTCCGAGGAAACCCAGGGATTTTTCTATCAACTGGGAACGATCAGCCGTTTTCCGAATTCATTCATATTAAAAAATTCAAATATTCCGATCTTGAGAAGATTATTGTACGGGCCGATCCGTTCAAGTAGGCAGTTGAGTGCGATCACTCGAAATACTAAAGCTGTTTCCGGTCTAAAAACCGAGGAAGGTAAAGGTCATAATGTACTTTCTTCCTTAGCAGAAGCGAAATTAGATGTAAGACTTCTTCCCGGATTTGATCCATTGGAATATTTGAAAGAGATCCAAAGGATTGCGGAAAAATATGAAGTAGAAGTGGAACCTGCATCCACGGTGAATTCTGATAAATCTAAATTGGATTCGATCCTTTTCCAAACGATTGCTTCCGTTGCGACTCGTAAAATTCCCGGGAGTGTTGCCGCTCCTTTTATTTCTCCGGGCAAAACGGATAATGCATACTTTCGTCAGATCGGTATGGAATGTTATGGTTTGATCCCTGTTCTCCTGAACGAAAAAGAACTTACTATGCTTCATGCTAAGAATGAAAGTATTAGTGTAGAAAATCTGAAATTGGGAACACAGATCTTGTTCGAAATATTATACCAGATGAACTGA
- a CDS encoding lysophospholipid acyltransferase family protein yields the protein MVRYIIPYIFLYLFYLPFRILPYRACLIYGRFLVRLLYPLAKKHRKIAYDNISYAFPDYSEEKKKELVWKSFLHIGDLLAGTLFAPRLSRKWMDKYLVYDAESLAIEQKTIQDGVGVVLISGHFGTWEILVQFMGIRMKGGGIYKKVRNPYVDRLIHKLRSKNGIKLVSTEESSQVTKMLKQGYWVGFGSDQNAGKVGIFVDFFNRKASTYQGPALMAYLTGAKMLLYSVLCGEKGKVMVRVKDLGFVDKSAFSDREAAIRHYTEVWTKALEEEVKLYPEQYFWVHRRWRTKPGDFPGQI from the coding sequence TTGGTTCGCTATATTATTCCCTATATCTTTTTATACTTATTTTATCTACCGTTCAGAATTCTTCCTTATAGAGCCTGTTTAATTTACGGAAGATTTTTAGTACGCCTTCTTTATCCTCTCGCTAAAAAACATCGTAAGATCGCGTATGATAATATTTCTTATGCGTTTCCCGATTATTCTGAAGAAAAGAAGAAGGAACTCGTATGGAAAAGTTTTCTTCATATAGGTGACCTTCTCGCAGGTACCTTGTTCGCTCCTCGTTTAAGTCGTAAATGGATGGATAAGTATCTGGTTTATGATGCGGAATCTTTAGCGATCGAGCAGAAAACGATACAAGATGGAGTAGGGGTTGTTCTGATCTCGGGACATTTTGGTACTTGGGAAATTCTTGTACAGTTCATGGGGATTAGAATGAAGGGAGGAGGGATTTATAAAAAAGTCCGAAACCCTTATGTCGATAGACTCATTCATAAATTAAGAAGTAAGAATGGGATCAAATTAGTTTCCACAGAAGAATCCAGCCAAGTTACTAAAATGTTAAAACAAGGTTATTGGGTAGGATTCGGTTCCGACCAGAATGCTGGTAAGGTTGGGATCTTTGTGGATTTCTTCAATAGAAAAGCTTCCACATACCAAGGCCCTGCATTGATGGCCTACTTAACCGGCGCAAAAATGTTACTATATTCGGTTTTATGCGGAGAAAAAGGAAAGGTAATGGTTCGAGTTAAGGATCTTGGCTTCGTAGACAAATCCGCATTCTCCGATCGGGAAGCTGCAATCCGTCATTATACTGAAGTTTGGACCAAAGCATTAGAAGAAGAAGTTAAACTGTATCCGGAACAATATTTTTGGGTACATAGAAGATGGAGAACCAAACCGGGAGATTTTCCGGGTCAAATTTAG
- a CDS encoding helix-turn-helix domain-containing protein encodes MENQTGRFSGSNLVMVPAIPIISFTICVFSAFLIFTKRPRYSFDSIYSVFIIFLAAPHLGHLLVHRFEWGPEFLDFTILFPYTYGPLLLLYIQNLTTEGGDFRRTDLLHFIPFVVLQFILFTKLFFAPIEDEFSPHDWHRPSRGFHPNGALLVTSMLVYSVWTFLLLNNHRKNIVNHFSNIDSIKDLRWMYWSLVLFVISTGVHILLEGLLFTDLRPETYEPRLIRGAAVLAFSVFFCWFGVRQTVVYTHRELHAFKEKTSQEEVEVEEDRKKYEKSGLREDMIPEYLSKIRNYMESEKPYKDSEFSIDLLSENTDIPRFYITQILSETLETNFYNFVNEYRIKDIIQALENISEERTNFLRLALEYGFNSKSTFNTSFKKVTGKTPTQYLEEISKVGSV; translated from the coding sequence ATGGAGAACCAAACCGGGAGATTTTCCGGGTCAAATTTAGTCATGGTTCCTGCGATCCCGATTATTTCATTTACGATCTGCGTTTTTTCCGCATTTCTGATTTTTACTAAAAGACCTAGATATTCTTTCGATTCTATTTATTCGGTATTCATAATATTCTTAGCTGCTCCTCATCTGGGGCATTTATTAGTCCATAGATTCGAATGGGGTCCTGAGTTCTTGGACTTTACCATTCTTTTCCCTTATACATATGGTCCATTATTATTACTTTATATTCAAAATTTAACAACGGAAGGTGGAGATTTTAGAAGAACGGACCTTCTGCATTTTATTCCTTTTGTCGTTCTGCAATTTATACTTTTTACTAAGTTATTCTTTGCCCCAATCGAGGATGAATTTTCTCCACATGATTGGCATAGACCGAGCAGGGGATTTCACCCGAACGGTGCACTTCTCGTTACTTCTATGTTGGTGTATTCTGTCTGGACATTTCTACTTTTGAACAATCATAGGAAAAATATAGTAAACCATTTCTCTAATATAGACAGTATTAAGGATTTACGATGGATGTATTGGAGTTTGGTGCTCTTCGTTATATCCACAGGCGTTCATATTTTGTTAGAAGGTTTACTTTTTACGGATCTTCGTCCTGAAACCTACGAGCCTCGTTTAATTCGAGGAGCTGCGGTATTGGCATTTTCCGTTTTTTTCTGCTGGTTCGGTGTAAGACAAACTGTGGTTTACACTCATAGAGAGCTACACGCATTTAAAGAAAAAACCTCACAGGAAGAAGTGGAAGTAGAAGAAGATCGTAAAAAATATGAAAAGTCAGGGCTGAGAGAAGATATGATCCCTGAATATCTTTCCAAGATCAGAAATTATATGGAGTCTGAAAAACCTTATAAAGATTCGGAATTCTCCATTGATCTACTTTCCGAAAATACGGATATTCCTAGATTCTATATCACCCAAATATTAAGCGAAACGTTGGAAACAAATTTCTATAATTTTGTAAATGAGTACAGGATCAAAGACATCATCCAAGCTTTGGAAAATATTTCAGAAGAACGTACAAATTTTTTGAGATTGGCCCTTGAGTATGGGTTTAATTCCAAGTCCACTTTTAACACTTCTTTTAAAAAAGTCACAGGAAAGACACCGACTCAGTATCTGGAAGAAATTTCCAAAGTAGGTTCAGTTTAA
- a CDS encoding YHYH protein: protein MLPLRSILLTAIAVLVWNCDSSGGTDLSSAAVLLSSSQCTPKTTTTMPTTLTSNASCPSAINNASDSLGFGGPTCLTSIAAEAPCWMKTNFHCVTITVDGSNYVITTTDRPPHKSTYYTGADSGYTEVMDSGFTANPNHIIAQSITMTIPTTPTVTDCTQSNAGTDSVGISTLGVVIFNNQAAPGDSFSTEYYTMDPSQGHPQNTGKYHYHTEPYKITNDDANLVGLMLDGFPIYGKKSQSGSYPTLDSTTHTTSCTPTQFPDGTYCYHVEHNTGYNGYIIGSYFKGTPGSVD, encoded by the coding sequence ATGCTTCCTTTACGATCTATTCTATTGACTGCTATTGCTGTTCTTGTTTGGAATTGCGATAGCTCTGGAGGAACTGATCTTTCTTCCGCTGCGGTTTTGTTGTCTTCTTCTCAATGTACGCCTAAAACCACCACTACAATGCCTACAACTCTGACCTCTAATGCATCTTGCCCAAGTGCGATCAATAATGCTTCGGATAGTCTCGGTTTTGGTGGCCCTACTTGTTTAACTAGTATTGCGGCAGAGGCTCCTTGTTGGATGAAAACCAACTTTCATTGCGTGACAATAACGGTAGATGGTTCTAATTATGTGATCACAACTACTGATAGGCCTCCTCACAAGAGTACTTACTATACTGGTGCAGATAGTGGTTACACAGAAGTAATGGATTCAGGATTTACTGCTAATCCAAATCATATTATTGCCCAGAGTATCACGATGACTATCCCAACCACTCCAACCGTTACGGATTGTACCCAATCCAATGCAGGAACTGATTCTGTTGGAATTTCAACATTGGGCGTTGTAATCTTTAATAACCAAGCGGCTCCTGGAGATTCTTTTTCAACTGAATATTACACAATGGATCCATCCCAAGGCCACCCTCAGAATACCGGAAAATATCATTATCATACGGAACCTTATAAGATAACGAATGATGATGCTAATTTGGTAGGACTTATGTTAGACGGTTTCCCAATTTATGGAAAGAAAAGCCAATCAGGTTCTTATCCTACATTAGATTCTACTACACATACAACTTCTTGTACTCCTACTCAATTCCCGGACGGAACTTATTGTTATCATGTAGAACATAATACCGGCTATAATGGATATATTATTGGAAGTTACTTCAAAGGAACTCCGGGTTCCGTGGACTAA
- a CDS encoding toxin-antitoxin system YwqK family antitoxin, giving the protein MKFYLFAICFLLVACDPARVASTDPSITRNGRIVFYRGEKFHGLLESKTEELGIVRVTSYKNGLPDGIEKDVHSNGQVLAEREFSAGKKIGTHLGWFPDGKKRFHNEYLEGQFHGSQWEWRNSGSLYSYAKFDHGKVIGKKMWRENGQIYMNFVIFQGRAYGMTGGKLCSQIRGNEDGNTILF; this is encoded by the coding sequence TTGAAGTTCTATTTATTCGCGATTTGTTTTCTTCTAGTTGCCTGCGATCCTGCTCGGGTCGCAAGCACAGATCCTTCTATTACTCGAAATGGAAGGATCGTTTTTTATAGAGGAGAAAAGTTCCACGGACTTTTGGAGTCAAAGACGGAAGAATTGGGAATAGTCCGCGTGACTTCTTACAAGAACGGTCTACCTGACGGAATTGAAAAAGATGTACATTCTAATGGCCAGGTTTTAGCAGAAAGAGAGTTTTCTGCAGGGAAGAAGATAGGAACTCATCTAGGTTGGTTTCCCGACGGTAAAAAACGTTTTCACAACGAATACTTAGAAGGTCAGTTCCATGGATCCCAATGGGAATGGAGAAATTCAGGTTCATTATACTCTTATGCAAAATTCGATCATGGAAAAGTGATCGGGAAGAAGATGTGGAGAGAGAACGGACAGATCTATATGAATTTTGTGATCTTTCAGGGAAGAGCGTATGGAATGACCGGCGGAAAATTATGCAGCCAAATCCGAGGAAATGAAGATGGAAATACGATCTTATTCTAA
- a CDS encoding SCO family protein: MEIRSYSKILFCVLVLSSLFASCAKDPKEEYSEEITDISLPEKDKLPLYYGKDLQPVWENKNSSKPREISKFIMKDQENRNVSEDFCKGKITVVSFFFTKCAGICPTITNNLSLVQKEFEADPNIQILSFSATPDLDSPQVLKEYGSKRKIRYEKWKLLTGNQKEIYTLARDSFNADTAIPKEDAKKKLTENDFLHSDHVYLLDSQLRLRGIYNGKMKSSIQELNSDIEVLKREL, translated from the coding sequence ATGGAAATACGATCTTATTCTAAAATTTTATTCTGCGTTTTAGTTCTTAGTTCTCTTTTCGCTTCTTGTGCGAAAGATCCAAAAGAAGAATATTCGGAAGAGATCACAGACATTTCCTTACCCGAAAAAGATAAACTTCCTTTGTATTACGGAAAAGATCTACAGCCTGTTTGGGAGAATAAAAATTCTTCGAAGCCGCGAGAAATTTCCAAATTCATAATGAAGGATCAGGAAAATCGAAATGTTTCAGAAGATTTCTGTAAGGGAAAAATTACTGTAGTCTCCTTCTTCTTCACTAAATGTGCGGGGATTTGCCCAACTATCACAAACAATTTGAGTTTGGTGCAGAAAGAATTCGAGGCTGATCCTAATATCCAAATTTTGTCCTTCTCCGCTACGCCTGATCTGGATTCTCCTCAGGTCCTAAAAGAATATGGATCTAAACGAAAGATCCGTTATGAAAAATGGAAACTTCTCACCGGGAACCAAAAGGAAATTTATACTTTGGCAAGAGATTCCTTCAATGCGGACACCGCGATCCCGAAAGAAGACGCTAAGAAAAAACTCACTGAAAATGATTTTCTTCACTCGGATCATGTTTATCTTTTAGATTCTCAACTTAGATTGCGAGGAATTTATAACGGAAAGATGAAGTCTTCTATCCAAGAATTGAATTCGGATATAGAAGTTTTAAAACGAGAACTTTGA
- a CDS encoding type II toxin-antitoxin system VapC family toxin: MNYLLDTHAILWVLFQPENLSYRVESEILNQKNRIFISSISLWEISLKFSLKKLELQGITPEQLPRKIREIGFEFIGDSPEIFANYFKLPTGKHTDPFDRFLIWQAVNFDFVLITKDRYLKEYNLLGLRLFW; encoded by the coding sequence GTGAATTATCTATTAGATACTCATGCGATCTTATGGGTTTTATTTCAGCCGGAGAATCTATCTTATAGAGTGGAATCGGAAATCCTAAACCAAAAGAATCGGATCTTTATTAGTAGTATTTCTTTATGGGAGATTTCTCTGAAATTTTCTTTGAAAAAGTTGGAGTTGCAGGGAATAACGCCTGAACAATTGCCTAGAAAAATTCGAGAAATTGGATTTGAATTTATAGGAGATTCTCCCGAGATATTTGCGAATTATTTTAAATTGCCGACTGGGAAACATACGGATCCATTCGATCGTTTTCTGATTTGGCAGGCCGTAAATTTTGATTTTGTGTTAATTACGAAAGATAGGTATTTAAAGGAATATAACCTTCTGGGTTTAAGATTGTTTTGGTAA
- a CDS encoding endonuclease/exonuclease/phosphatase family protein, with protein sequence MMHRALILFLGIPFAFLITISTIAKGPIKKLKVTSFNSYFLYDEIGDSYKFPKDRKHRTEEDFAKIKKLILSNHPDIIGFQEIENETALHHIIINEYDCKATVTPGYSQELGICWKKELGKPVISELEQLSIRPGLRKGLLAEFIFDGKKVSVLVVHLKAGHSPKDKKERKEQILTLKDILPSLGKFVLLGDFNEVLERRVDLLKILQRNLKLKVANYKQKSDCWQHHDGFIDYLITNMDWQEGSFVQTKFESDDGNFDGNPSAEKGLSDHCPVSADLLLER encoded by the coding sequence ATGATGCACCGCGCACTGATCCTATTTCTGGGAATTCCCTTCGCTTTCCTAATAACAATCTCCACTATCGCGAAAGGTCCTATAAAAAAACTCAAAGTAACAAGCTTCAATTCGTACTTTTTATACGATGAGATTGGAGATTCATATAAATTCCCTAAAGATAGAAAACATAGAACGGAAGAAGATTTTGCTAAGATCAAAAAATTAATCCTATCAAATCATCCGGACATAATCGGATTCCAAGAAATAGAAAATGAAACCGCACTTCATCATATTATAATAAATGAATATGATTGCAAGGCGACGGTAACTCCAGGTTATTCCCAGGAATTAGGGATTTGTTGGAAAAAGGAACTAGGTAAACCTGTTATTAGTGAATTGGAACAACTGTCCATTCGCCCTGGCCTCAGAAAAGGATTACTTGCAGAATTTATATTCGATGGTAAGAAAGTTTCGGTCCTGGTAGTTCATTTAAAGGCAGGCCATTCTCCTAAAGATAAAAAGGAAAGGAAAGAGCAGATACTTACACTGAAAGATATCCTCCCCTCTTTGGGCAAGTTTGTTCTATTAGGAGATTTTAATGAGGTTTTGGAAAGAAGAGTGGATCTTTTGAAAATCCTACAAAGAAATTTAAAACTTAAAGTAGCGAACTATAAACAAAAATCAGATTGTTGGCAACATCATGATGGCTTTATAGATTATCTGATCACAAATATGGATTGGCAAGAGGGAAGTTTTGTCCAAACCAAATTTGAATCCGATGATGGCAATTTTGACGGGAACCCAAGTGCAGAAAAAGGTCTTTCAGATCATTGCCCTGTGAGTGCGGATTTGTTGCTGGAGAGGTGA
- a CDS encoding cytochrome c3 family protein: protein MNKKALKLSVPLIAIAAVAYLIFSPSKYVGYSPDQPIPFNHKIHAGDNKIDCRYCHTGVETSAHATVPNTSTCMNCHSLVAKNSPDIKFLSESYTNKKPIEWVKIHDLPDHVQFNHSRHISRGVDCSQCHGNVAEMVKVKQVASLNMGYCINCHRENNAPTDCSTCHR, encoded by the coding sequence ATGAATAAGAAAGCTTTGAAACTTTCGGTTCCGCTTATTGCTATTGCAGCAGTGGCTTACCTGATTTTTTCTCCCTCCAAATATGTAGGCTACTCTCCGGATCAGCCTATACCTTTTAACCACAAGATTCACGCAGGTGATAATAAGATAGACTGTCGTTATTGTCACACTGGTGTAGAAACAAGCGCGCACGCAACGGTTCCGAATACTTCAACTTGTATGAACTGTCACTCGCTTGTTGCAAAGAACAGCCCAGATATAAAATTTTTGAGCGAAAGTTACACGAACAAGAAACCGATCGAGTGGGTGAAAATCCATGATCTTCCGGATCATGTTCAGTTCAATCACTCTCGCCATATCTCAAGAGGCGTGGATTGTTCACAATGCCACGGCAATGTAGCTGAAATGGTCAAGGTCAAGCAGGTAGCATCCCTTAACATGGGATACTGTATCAACTGCCACCGGGAGAATAACGCTCCTACCGACTGTTCCACCTGCCACAGATAA